A region of Candidatus Desulfarcum epimagneticum DNA encodes the following proteins:
- the mttC gene encoding Trimethylamine corrinoid protein 1, whose protein sequence is MEQQADILKHILSNVIQGRVSQEDEGVDEGLVGQPAVTERIRHAVELGIPPREIIIKALSPAMERVGENFENGEYLIPDMLAAAECVEKAMDILKPHLSPADIKEKGKFVLATVQGDLHDIGKNIAGLMIKSEGYQVIDLGHDVVSDAIIQKIKETGAAFVGLSALLTTTMRAMAEVVEKISDAGIRDQVTIFIGGAPTSQEFADQIGADVYCRDAFHAIQKLREFE, encoded by the coding sequence ATGGAACAGCAAGCCGATATATTGAAACATATCTTGTCCAACGTGATTCAGGGACGCGTAAGCCAGGAGGATGAAGGGGTGGATGAAGGGCTCGTGGGGCAGCCCGCTGTGACAGAGCGCATACGGCATGCCGTGGAACTCGGCATTCCTCCCCGGGAAATTATAATAAAAGCCTTGTCTCCCGCAATGGAGCGGGTGGGGGAAAATTTCGAAAACGGCGAGTATCTGATTCCGGATATGCTGGCCGCCGCGGAATGCGTGGAAAAAGCGATGGATATTCTGAAACCGCATCTTTCTCCCGCGGATATAAAGGAAAAAGGGAAATTTGTCCTTGCCACGGTCCAGGGCGATCTGCACGATATCGGAAAAAACATCGCGGGTCTGATGATCAAAAGCGAAGGGTATCAGGTGATCGATCTGGGACATGATGTGGTGAGCGATGCCATCATTCAAAAAATTAAGGAGACCGGCGCCGCCTTTGTGGGTTTGTCGGCCCTTCTGACCACCACCATGCGGGCCATGGCCGAAGTGGTTGAAAAAATCAGCGACGCCGGCATCCGGGACCAGGTGACGATTTTTATTGGCGGCGCGCCGACATCGCAGGAGTTTGCGGACCAAATCGGGGCGGATGTCTATTGCCGGGACGCTTTTCATGCGATTCAAAAATTAAGGGAATTCGAATAA
- a CDS encoding Trimethylamine--corrinoid methyltransferase — protein sequence MNRQQKQVSTELFGKNTVAMLTQTHEDAKWILENLGVACKHPKIHSVFEAFAPVGKAVVYDDRVYITPDLVEACLKDVPGVTDFFAPRNSFFVGGTAPYVYDDENGTGGVMPTPDHAGRIAQIVQRNPGVAGMGRGVKLKDSALQMRIICEHTDKPVYVSVADEAALKQAVDLYEKRKNMMIVFCLTRPPLTVNENFSDYFVRVVEAGLPVFISAMPMAGISAPYCYNGVLAMTHAEVLFGICAAQLLNPGVTCVHAGYPTIADPRLEYNPNYGLMSHNLLNILMSHLNLILDLPTCQSAGTTHEEHPTKRAYDDMRKGQAMCLKYGFHMMRHPFAFLRYLIDFSFEKLEKGIQIAMDNHPGNAPEIEMPEYDERGMESIRNNGLRMYMEDPLTTANLDKIFTY from the coding sequence ATGAACAGACAGCAAAAACAAGTTTCAACCGAACTTTTTGGAAAAAACACAGTGGCCATGCTGACGCAGACGCACGAGGATGCCAAGTGGATTTTAGAAAATCTGGGCGTCGCCTGTAAACACCCGAAAATCCATTCTGTTTTTGAGGCGTTTGCCCCGGTGGGAAAAGCGGTTGTCTATGATGACCGTGTCTACATCACGCCGGATTTGGTGGAAGCCTGTTTAAAAGACGTTCCCGGCGTGACGGATTTCTTTGCGCCGAGAAACAGTTTTTTTGTCGGCGGGACCGCGCCGTATGTCTATGACGATGAAAATGGAACGGGCGGTGTCATGCCGACCCCGGACCATGCCGGACGGATCGCTCAAATCGTCCAGCGCAATCCCGGGGTCGCGGGTATGGGAAGAGGCGTCAAACTGAAAGACAGCGCGCTTCAAATGAGAATCATTTGCGAACATACGGACAAACCGGTTTATGTCAGCGTGGCGGATGAGGCGGCGCTGAAACAGGCTGTGGATTTGTATGAAAAACGAAAAAACATGATGATCGTCTTTTGTTTGACCCGTCCGCCGCTGACCGTGAATGAAAATTTTTCCGATTATTTTGTCCGGGTGGTGGAGGCCGGCCTGCCGGTTTTTATTTCCGCCATGCCCATGGCCGGCATCAGCGCGCCTTACTGCTACAACGGCGTCCTTGCCATGACCCATGCGGAGGTTTTATTCGGCATTTGCGCCGCCCAGCTCTTAAATCCCGGCGTCACGTGTGTTCATGCCGGATATCCGACCATTGCGGATCCGCGGTTGGAATACAATCCGAACTACGGCCTGATGAGTCATAACCTGCTGAACATTCTGATGAGCCACTTAAATCTGATTCTCGATTTGCCGACCTGCCAAAGCGCCGGAACCACCCATGAGGAACATCCGACAAAAAGAGCGTATGACGACATGCGAAAAGGCCAGGCCATGTGCCTGAAATATGGATTTCATATGATGCGCCACCCGTTTGCGTTTTTACGATATCTGATCGATTTTTCGTTTGAGAAACTTGAAAAAGGGATACAAATCGCCATGGACAATCATCCGGGAAACGCCCCTGAAATCGAAATGCCGGAATATGATGAGCGCGGCATGGAATCCATACGGAACAACGGATTGCGAATGTACATGGAAGACCCGTTGACCACCGCAAATCTGGATAAAATTTTTACATATTAA
- a CDS encoding Asparagine synthase (Glutamine-hydrolyzing): protein MCGIAGCFGTKDEATIQKMLDTLGHRGPNNRSIHAHDNYVLGHTRLSIVDVAGGDQPIWRKGGRQGIIANGEIYNFQKIRDALSSKYHFRTRSDTETILHLYREKGPSCAADLDGMFAFAIVDDDTFMLARDPIGIKPMYYGFKNDNLYFSSELGAMSLAGLSEAHEFPSGHYYTPEEGFVPYYQTPEIQDHVLTDIEETCQKIRESFIFAVKKRLLADPEVPVGSFCSGGLDSSLVAAIAAEEIPHLHTFVVGMKDETGEVSDDIKAARIAAAHIGSSHHELIFTESDYYEALPQVIHKLESYDPSLVRCAVPCFFTCKLAADYVTVALTGEGADELFAGYHYMKHFPMDKLNLEARRCIGNLHNINLQRADRMGMWFSLELRVPFLDVDMIDLSMKIPSELKIREHNGAKIEKWILRKAFEKTDYLPPEILWRYKVQYTQGAGCESLGESLAEQEMSIDEYERIKAENPQAVINSREAAYYFKIFRKYHPQDSILGSIGIWTGFDFDEEREQVKGTVDGDRKHDI, encoded by the coding sequence ATGTGCGGCATCGCGGGTTGCTTCGGAACAAAAGATGAGGCGACCATTCAAAAAATGTTGGATACACTGGGCCATCGCGGACCCAATAACAGATCGATTCATGCCCATGACAATTATGTGCTGGGCCATACACGGCTTTCCATCGTGGATGTGGCCGGGGGGGATCAGCCGATCTGGCGCAAAGGTGGCCGGCAGGGCATTATCGCCAACGGCGAGATCTATAATTTCCAAAAAATAAGAGACGCTCTGTCATCGAAATACCATTTTCGCACGCGTTCCGACACGGAAACCATTTTACATTTATACCGGGAAAAAGGGCCTTCCTGCGCCGCTGATCTGGATGGCATGTTTGCCTTTGCCATTGTGGATGACGACACCTTCATGCTGGCCAGGGACCCCATCGGTATCAAACCGATGTATTACGGTTTTAAGAACGACAATCTGTACTTCAGTTCGGAACTGGGGGCCATGAGTCTTGCCGGTCTGTCGGAAGCGCATGAGTTCCCCAGCGGACATTATTACACGCCGGAAGAAGGTTTTGTTCCGTATTACCAGACGCCGGAAATACAAGATCATGTATTGACGGATATAGAGGAAACATGTCAAAAAATCCGGGAGTCTTTTATTTTCGCGGTCAAAAAAAGACTTCTGGCCGATCCTGAGGTGCCGGTGGGGTCCTTTTGCAGCGGCGGGCTTGACAGCAGCCTGGTGGCGGCCATTGCCGCTGAAGAAATTCCCCATTTGCATACGTTTGTGGTCGGCATGAAAGATGAAACGGGAGAGGTCAGCGATGATATCAAGGCGGCGCGAATCGCCGCGGCCCATATCGGCTCTTCACACCATGAATTGATTTTCACCGAAAGTGATTATTATGAAGCGTTGCCGCAGGTCATCCATAAACTGGAGTCGTATGACCCGTCATTGGTAAGATGCGCGGTCCCATGCTTTTTTACCTGTAAACTGGCCGCGGATTATGTCACGGTGGCGCTGACCGGAGAAGGCGCGGATGAGCTTTTCGCCGGTTATCACTATATGAAACATTTTCCCATGGACAAGCTGAACCTGGAAGCCAGACGCTGCATCGGCAATCTGCACAATATCAATCTGCAGCGGGCGGATCGCATGGGGATGTGGTTCAGCCTTGAATTGCGGGTTCCTTTTTTGGATGTGGACATGATTGATCTGTCCATGAAAATCCCGTCGGAATTGAAAATCCGGGAACATAACGGCGCCAAAATCGAAAAATGGATTTTGCGAAAGGCGTTTGAAAAGACCGATTATTTGCCGCCGGAAATTTTATGGCGCTACAAAGTGCAATACACCCAGGGGGCCGGTTGTGAAAGCCTTGGGGAAAGCCTGGCCGAACAGGAAATGAGTATTGATGAATATGAGCGAATCAAGGCGGAAAACCCCCAAGCCGTTATTAACAGCCGGGAAGCCGCGTACTATTTCAAAATATTTCGAAAATACCATCCCCAGGATTCGATTTTAGGCTCCATTGGCATCTGGACGGGATTTGATTTTGACGAAGAGCGGGAACAGGTGAAAGGAACAGTGGACGGCGATCGGAAACATGATATATAA
- a CDS encoding conserved hypothetical protein (Evidence 4 : Unknown function but conserved in other organisms) produces MRITILGSGGCMVIPKPLCRCAVCVEARQKGIPYARTGPAVFIHDIDLLIDTPAEIISQLNRERIKRIDALLFTHADPDHVEGFRVVEQIALDFRTWRAYPKKETRILMPRRLYPSLQRIKTTYGPALDYYERQGFARILFFDQNINVGNGALWAVPVTCGEESVFIYVFEYRGKKMVYAPCDIKPFPEEHAIVQAPDVLIIQPGIFETGLAHEFEYPEDHISRNTLYTFEETLSLAHRIQAARVVCVHLEEYWNRGYDDYRVLEKKYSNVQFAYDGMEITL; encoded by the coding sequence ATGCGAATAACAATCCTGGGCTCCGGCGGATGCATGGTCATCCCCAAACCTTTATGCCGATGCGCGGTTTGCGTGGAGGCGCGTCAAAAAGGAATTCCGTACGCCAGAACCGGCCCCGCTGTTTTTATTCATGATATTGATCTGCTGATCGACACCCCCGCCGAAATTATATCCCAGCTGAATCGGGAACGAATCAAACGGATTGACGCCTTGCTTTTTACCCATGCGGACCCGGATCATGTGGAAGGATTTCGTGTGGTGGAGCAAATCGCGCTTGATTTTCGCACATGGCGGGCATACCCCAAAAAAGAGACACGGATTTTAATGCCCAGGCGGTTATACCCGTCTTTACAAAGAATCAAAACCACATATGGCCCGGCGCTCGATTATTATGAGCGGCAGGGTTTTGCGCGTATTCTTTTTTTCGACCAGAACATTAACGTCGGAAATGGCGCGCTGTGGGCGGTTCCCGTAACCTGTGGGGAGGAGTCGGTTTTTATCTATGTGTTCGAGTATCGCGGGAAAAAAATGGTTTATGCGCCATGTGATATCAAACCGTTCCCGGAAGAACACGCCATCGTCCAGGCGCCGGATGTGCTGATCATACAGCCCGGGATATTTGAAACCGGGCTGGCGCATGAATTTGAATATCCCGAAGATCATATCTCCCGAAACACGTTGTATACCTTTGAAGAAACACTTTCTTTGGCCCATCGAATTCAAGCCGCGCGTGTTGTGTGTGTTCATCTTGAGGAATACTGGAACCGGGGCTATGACGACTATCGCGTGCTGGAAAAAAAATATTCGAATGTCCAATTCGCATACGATGGCATGGAAATCACGTTATAA
- a CDS encoding Trimethylamine--corrinoid methyltransferase, with amino-acid sequence MDIVEQNFLTRIHEDAKRTLEEVGVRLDSPEIRAIFEDTGLAAYDETLGHLHILPELIDQVLAVTPKREDFFIPENAFGVGGTAPFVYDSQTGELIQPTLDHVIRIAKIVNEADVTQFMARGVLIPNQEVTVMDAITAHCKKPIYVAALTPEGIDHAHEIHCKRGGITVQFSILNSPLNLIESMADPFIECVRKKTPVYVSSMPMAGLSGPYSMSGLLTLTHAEALFGIALTQLISPGNWVVHAGLPSIANIQKNYAVDLGLVSHNIANLLLEKVNKGLNIPSIQTACATSQDKPNKKSEQEAIAGYALMKKYGFHQMRHAFGFLKELVSFSIEKLEKHIDLCEITGAESAPEIEKISYDEKGYEAIVRNGAQANYMRDQHTLENIDKAFVF; translated from the coding sequence ATGGATATCGTAGAGCAGAATTTTTTAACAAGAATTCATGAGGATGCAAAACGGACGCTGGAAGAGGTGGGGGTTCGTTTGGATTCCCCTGAAATACGGGCTATTTTTGAAGACACCGGTTTGGCGGCATATGATGAGACCCTGGGGCATCTTCATATTTTACCCGAGTTGATTGACCAGGTTTTGGCCGTCACCCCCAAACGAGAGGATTTTTTTATTCCGGAAAACGCGTTTGGTGTCGGAGGAACAGCGCCGTTTGTTTATGATAGTCAAACCGGCGAACTGATTCAGCCCACCCTGGACCATGTCATCAGGATCGCAAAGATCGTCAATGAAGCGGATGTGACACAGTTCATGGCCCGGGGGGTTTTGATCCCCAATCAGGAAGTCACGGTGATGGACGCCATCACAGCGCACTGTAAAAAACCGATTTATGTCGCCGCCCTGACTCCGGAAGGCATTGATCACGCCCATGAAATTCATTGCAAAAGAGGCGGGATTACGGTTCAGTTTTCGATCCTGAACAGTCCGCTGAACTTAATTGAAAGCATGGCTGATCCGTTTATTGAATGTGTCCGGAAAAAAACACCCGTTTATGTTTCCTCCATGCCCATGGCCGGTCTTTCCGGGCCATACAGCATGTCCGGCCTCCTCACATTGACCCATGCCGAAGCCTTATTCGGCATTGCCTTGACACAACTGATCAGTCCCGGGAACTGGGTGGTGCACGCCGGGCTGCCATCCATCGCCAATATCCAAAAAAACTATGCCGTTGATTTGGGGCTGGTCTCCCACAATATCGCCAATTTATTGCTGGAAAAAGTAAACAAGGGATTGAATATTCCATCTATTCAAACGGCGTGCGCGACGAGTCAGGACAAGCCGAACAAAAAATCTGAACAAGAGGCCATTGCCGGGTACGCATTGATGAAAAAATACGGATTTCATCAAATGCGCCATGCATTCGGTTTTTTAAAAGAGCTGGTCTCTTTTTCTATTGAAAAACTTGAAAAACATATTGATCTATGCGAAATAACCGGAGCGGAAAGCGCTCCGGAAATCGAAAAAATTTCTTATGATGAAAAAGGCTATGAGGCGATTGTGAGAAACGGCGCGCAGGCCAATTATATGCGAGATCAACATACGCTTGAAAATATTGACAAAGCGTTTGTCTTTTAG
- a CDS encoding Nitrilase — protein sequence MRIAVFQTSPAFLDIPANLEAIIEKIRYGAEKGTHLNVFPELALTGYFVGEKYPDAALMLTSSEIKRLAKATKNTAAVVGFIEESPSMNFYNAALVAIDGEIRFAYRKLNLPNYGVFEEGKYFSTGKQVKVFRHRGLNIALFICNDTWHPSLPYLAVCQKADIFISMTNSSKEAMGSEFSNIENWHIINTFYSRVFGIYNVFVNRCGKESVQKTDQQTQTYQFWGGSEIVNPFGKTVYKAAYDAPDTIIGEIDKTVLRQKKIVLPYLKNDNPYFTYRELKRILHKR from the coding sequence ATGAGAATTGCCGTATTTCAAACTTCTCCGGCTTTTTTAGATATACCGGCGAATCTTGAGGCCATCATTGAAAAAATTCGTTATGGCGCGGAAAAAGGGACGCATCTCAATGTTTTTCCCGAATTGGCGCTGACCGGTTATTTTGTGGGGGAAAAATACCCTGACGCCGCGTTGATGTTGACATCCAGTGAAATCAAACGACTGGCAAAAGCGACGAAAAACACAGCGGCGGTCGTCGGTTTTATCGAAGAGTCCCCTTCCATGAATTTCTATAACGCGGCGCTTGTCGCCATTGACGGCGAGATTCGTTTCGCATATCGGAAGTTAAACCTGCCCAATTATGGCGTGTTTGAAGAAGGCAAATACTTTTCAACCGGCAAGCAGGTCAAAGTATTCCGCCACAGGGGTCTGAACATCGCGCTTTTTATCTGCAACGATACCTGGCATCCCTCACTGCCGTACCTGGCCGTTTGTCAGAAAGCGGACATTTTTATCAGTATGACCAATTCCTCGAAAGAGGCCATGGGCTCGGAATTCAGCAATATCGAAAACTGGCATATCATTAATACTTTTTATTCCAGAGTGTTCGGGATATATAATGTGTTTGTGAATCGTTGCGGAAAAGAATCGGTTCAAAAAACAGATCAACAAACACAAACCTATCAATTTTGGGGAGGAAGCGAAATCGTCAATCCCTTCGGCAAAACCGTATACAAAGCGGCTTATGACGCGCCGGACACAATAATCGGAGAAATAGATAAAACTGTTTTGCGCCAAAAAAAGATTGTTCTTCCATATCTTAAAAATGACAATCCGTATTTTACCTATCGAGAGCTTAAACGCATACTTCATAAGCGTTAA
- a CDS encoding Transcriptional regulator, MarR family has protein sequence MKTDQILSNDVLIALRKIIQAIDLHSRELVRRYGLTGPQLVVLQEIFNNHTLSVGNLSRAVSLKHATVTGILKRLEKQGYILRKKDITDKRCVNVYITEKGKKIIESAPTPLQEHFVENYNKLKSWEKHMVLSSLQRIVEMMEARSIDASPFLATGPIKISK, from the coding sequence ATGAAAACAGACCAAATATTGTCCAATGATGTTTTAATCGCGTTAAGAAAAATAATCCAGGCCATTGACCTGCATTCCCGGGAGCTTGTTCGTCGATATGGACTGACCGGTCCTCAACTCGTAGTGCTGCAGGAAATTTTTAACAATCACACATTATCGGTGGGGAATCTGTCACGCGCGGTGAGTTTGAAGCATGCGACGGTCACAGGAATTTTGAAGCGATTAGAGAAACAAGGCTATATTCTCAGGAAAAAAGATATCACGGATAAGCGTTGTGTAAATGTTTATATTACCGAAAAAGGGAAAAAAATCATTGAATCCGCCCCCACCCCTTTGCAGGAGCATTTTGTGGAGAACTACAACAAATTAAAATCCTGGGAAAAACATATGGTTTTGTCTTCACTGCAGCGCATCGTGGAAATGATGGAAGCGCGATCTATTGACGCCTCTCCCTTTCTGGCCACCGGTCCTATCAAAATTTCAAAATAG
- a CDS encoding Histidine kinase, producing MLQTGNIIFVSTIYMAVLFGLAYYGDKRCDQGRSMVGNPYIYTLSLAIYCTAWTFYGSVGHAVRTGPEFLTVYIGPTLMFALAYPVILKIIRISKTYRITSIADFIASRYGKSSALGGIVTIIALIGVAPYISLQLKAISTSFLLISHYPDITLLHFSKAPIFQDTTFYVALILAAFAILFGTRSLETTERHEGLVVAIAFESIVKLVAFLSVGVFVTHMIYQTPGGFSQGFSSLYEVSRLFTIERHTAGQSAGVYSGWAISIFLSMMAVLFLPRQFQAAVVENVDEKHLKKAIWLFPLYLFVINLFVLPVAFGGVIAFPGGEVDADTFVLTLPMLKNKEGLALFVFIGGLSASTSMVIVETVALSTMLSNEIVMPALIRGWSSRFTQGKDLTAPLLLIRRAIILVILLLAYGYFRIIGEFYALVSIGLVSFAAVAQFAPAILGGIFWKRASKSGAICGLMAGFALWTYTLFLPSLAQAGLISQDFITSGPFGIEILKPFQLFGLQDLNRIEHSVFWTMLANVGVYIGVSLFSKPSAMEHAQATLFTDIFKNSRETSESTFWRGTASIRDIESLLRRFLGKRRAEEAMAEYTGKGRITRGQALTTDAGLVIYAEKLLAGAIGSASARIVVSSVVKEEPLGLGEVMDILDETRHAIAHSQELERVSNDLKAANERLKELDRLKDDFISTVTHELRTPLTSIRSVAEILYDNPDLDSEKHENFISIIINESKRLSRLIVQVLDFQKIESGVMLWEKSRLDMKEIVKEAVCATSSLVESKNVRMSARLPDAPAPAFGDRDKLIQAMINFISNAVKFCPAEEGRIDIHLKAAGNEWNVFVKDNGIGIDASNHEKVFRKFHQVKDSSLGRPTGSGLGLAITKRIIESHGGEVRVESEPGRGSVFSFSIPADSVGASH from the coding sequence ATGCTTCAAACCGGCAACATTATTTTTGTCTCCACCATTTATATGGCGGTTCTTTTCGGCCTGGCCTATTACGGAGACAAACGCTGCGACCAGGGAAGAAGCATGGTGGGCAACCCCTATATTTACACCCTTTCCCTGGCCATTTACTGCACCGCGTGGACATTCTACGGCAGCGTGGGGCACGCGGTGAGAACCGGACCTGAATTCCTGACGGTTTATATCGGCCCCACCCTGATGTTTGCCCTGGCCTATCCGGTGATTTTAAAGATCATACGGATCAGCAAAACCTACCGAATCACCTCCATCGCCGATTTCATCGCGTCGCGCTATGGGAAAAGCTCGGCTTTGGGCGGCATTGTCACCATCATCGCGCTTATCGGCGTGGCGCCCTATATTTCCCTCCAGCTCAAAGCCATTTCCACCAGTTTTCTTCTTATCAGCCATTATCCGGACATCACCCTGCTTCATTTCTCAAAAGCCCCTATCTTCCAGGACACCACCTTTTATGTGGCCCTGATCCTGGCCGCCTTCGCCATTTTATTCGGGACCCGGAGCCTGGAGACCACGGAGCGGCACGAGGGCCTGGTGGTGGCCATCGCCTTTGAATCCATCGTCAAACTTGTGGCCTTTCTGTCGGTGGGGGTGTTTGTCACCCACATGATCTATCAGACCCCAGGGGGTTTTTCCCAGGGATTCAGCTCCCTTTATGAGGTGAGCAGGCTTTTCACCATTGAAAGACACACAGCGGGGCAAAGCGCCGGGGTGTATTCCGGCTGGGCCATCTCCATTTTTCTTTCCATGATGGCCGTTTTGTTTCTTCCCCGGCAGTTCCAGGCCGCTGTGGTGGAAAATGTGGATGAAAAGCATTTGAAAAAAGCCATATGGCTCTTTCCCCTTTACCTGTTTGTCATCAATCTTTTTGTGCTGCCGGTGGCCTTTGGAGGCGTCATCGCTTTTCCCGGCGGCGAAGTGGACGCCGACACCTTTGTGCTGACCCTTCCCATGCTCAAAAACAAAGAGGGGCTGGCCCTGTTTGTCTTCATCGGCGGGCTTTCGGCCTCCACCAGCATGGTGATCGTGGAAACGGTGGCCCTGTCCACCATGCTCAGCAATGAAATCGTCATGCCGGCGCTGATCAGGGGATGGTCTTCCCGGTTTACCCAGGGCAAGGATTTAACCGCCCCGCTTCTGCTCATCCGACGGGCCATCATTTTGGTGATTCTTCTTCTGGCCTACGGCTACTTCCGAATCATCGGGGAATTTTACGCCCTGGTGTCCATCGGCCTGGTGTCCTTTGCCGCGGTGGCCCAGTTCGCCCCGGCGATCCTGGGCGGCATTTTCTGGAAAAGGGCCTCCAAATCCGGCGCCATATGCGGCCTGATGGCGGGTTTCGCGTTATGGACATACACCCTTTTTCTTCCTTCCCTGGCCCAGGCGGGCCTGATCTCCCAGGATTTTATCACCAGCGGTCCCTTTGGAATCGAAATTTTGAAACCGTTTCAACTTTTCGGGCTTCAGGACTTGAATCGAATCGAGCATTCGGTTTTCTGGACCATGCTGGCCAACGTGGGGGTGTATATCGGCGTGTCTCTTTTCAGCAAACCCAGCGCCATGGAGCATGCCCAGGCCACCTTGTTCACCGATATATTTAAAAACTCCAGAGAAACCAGCGAGTCCACATTCTGGCGCGGCACGGCCTCCATTCGGGATATCGAATCCCTCCTGAGACGGTTTTTAGGCAAAAGGCGGGCCGAGGAGGCCATGGCCGAATACACCGGAAAAGGCCGAATCACGCGGGGACAGGCGCTGACCACGGACGCGGGCCTGGTGATTTACGCGGAGAAACTCCTGGCCGGGGCCATCGGCTCGGCCTCCGCCCGCATTGTCGTATCCTCGGTGGTCAAGGAAGAGCCCCTGGGGCTTGGCGAAGTCATGGACATTCTGGATGAGACCCGTCATGCCATCGCCCACAGCCAGGAGCTGGAACGGGTCAGCAATGACCTGAAAGCCGCCAATGAGCGTCTCAAAGAGCTGGACCGGCTCAAAGACGACTTCATCTCCACCGTGACCCATGAGCTGAGAACGCCGCTCACATCCATCCGATCCGTGGCGGAGATCCTTTACGATAACCCCGATCTGGACTCGGAAAAGCATGAGAATTTCATATCCATTATCATTAACGAAAGCAAACGATTAAGCCGCCTGATCGTCCAGGTCCTGGATTTCCAGAAAATCGAGTCCGGCGTCATGCTGTGGGAAAAGTCCCGGCTGGACATGAAAGAGATTGTCAAAGAGGCGGTTTGCGCCACCTCCAGTCTGGTGGAGAGCAAAAATGTCCGCATGTCCGCGAGGCTTCCCGACGCCCCGGCCCCGGCGTTTGGAGACCGGGACAAGCTCATCCAGGCGATGATCAATTTCATTTCAAACGCCGTCAAATTCTGTCCCGCCGAGGAAGGCAGGATCGACATCCATCTGAAGGCGGCGGGGAATGAATGGAACGTGTTTGTCAAGGACAACGGGATCGGCATTGACGCCTCAAACCATGAGAAAGTGTTCAGAAAATTTCACCAGGTCAAGGACTCTTCCCTGGGCCGTCCCACCGGAAGCGGCCTGGGTCTGGCCATTACCAAACGGATCATCGAATCCCACGGCGGCGAGGTCCGGGTGGAAAGCGAGCCGGGCCGGGGATCGGTTTTTTCATTTTCCATTCCCGCGGACAGCGTGGGGGCTTCGCATTGA
- a CDS encoding conserved hypothetical protein (Evidence 4 : Unknown function but conserved in other organisms), with protein MTPDNQRKRLLISIFLLGFVLFNYPILSLFNLSLIISGMPLLYLYLFFVWALIIALMAIAIM; from the coding sequence TTGACTCCCGACAACCAAAGAAAAAGACTGCTCATCTCCATTTTCCTTCTGGGGTTCGTCCTGTTCAACTACCCCATTTTATCGCTGTTCAACCTGAGCCTGATCATATCCGGCATGCCTCTTTTATATCTGTATCTTTTTTTTGTGTGGGCCCTGATCATCGCTTTGATGGCCATCGCCATCATGTAG